In Catalinimonas alkaloidigena, a single genomic region encodes these proteins:
- a CDS encoding TonB-dependent receptor, with translation MQRFFTLLGLLLLLSPAVWAQNTAFVQGKVVGDDLTPLSPANVMLEGTSFGTSTDDAGNFRLSGVPAGAYQVSVSMVGYKPQSRAVVLEAGQTAVLTFELAATNAVLAEVEVFGVPDKQPEKLATITRLPLKPSDQIQSISVISDRLIELQGDLTISEAARNVPGVYTFATYGNQRESMSSRGYRGIPILKNGVRVNSDFRGIGVLTDMQGIESVQVLKGAAAITQGIATDLGSPGGVINLVTKTPKFEAGGAAALRVGSFGQLRPAFDVYGPLSESNKIAFRLNGAYERTNSYRVGVSLEKFYINPSLEWRPDDKTSIILEMDYLDDSRTPDPGTINLSTNDVNAIYDLPYDKFLGFSSNRVTTRNATYSLRFLRQLSSQLSLRAAYIRSDLDVEGITTGLSAGGRGLPNLETLSQRYRTIGGSSRLDNNSVLQVDLIGQEIRTGALKHTFQVGVDFRNNYLETGGSSMASGTYVDIVDVFEPIPNTLPDQGYVYIAPQRDENGNIVTPGRTEVAPISLSANTTVSSRNTSYGLMAQDVVTLTPWARAFLGLRYSTQQSTGSATETEISRGDALNPQLGVMLTPKKGLNVFASYTSSTSLRGADNVDVNGNELGDQRIDQLEAGIKSDWFNNRLRFNLTLFKINNTNMSLPVYDANWNATGYYQKGGNDERKGVEVELIGRVLPNLELVAGYAHIDAQYKEHTSYYEGSAPLNTPRHTANFWAHYTLLKGFNIGVGTYYIGKRPVNDWATTVTHQGIVPNQKPFDVKAYTVVNAQLGYMYKQFGVRVLFNNLFDKIGYNAYRTSFINQTDPRNFAAIVSYKF, from the coding sequence ATGCAACGATTTTTTACACTGCTGGGCTTGCTGCTCCTCTTATCGCCTGCGGTGTGGGCACAAAACACCGCTTTTGTACAAGGGAAGGTCGTCGGCGACGATCTAACGCCCCTGTCGCCGGCCAACGTAATGCTGGAAGGCACTTCGTTCGGTACCTCGACCGACGACGCCGGTAACTTCCGCCTTTCGGGCGTTCCGGCGGGTGCCTATCAGGTAAGCGTCTCGATGGTCGGCTACAAACCACAGTCGCGGGCCGTGGTGCTGGAAGCGGGCCAGACGGCCGTCCTTACGTTTGAGTTAGCCGCCACCAACGCGGTGTTGGCCGAAGTGGAAGTTTTTGGTGTGCCCGACAAACAACCCGAGAAACTGGCGACGATCACGCGCCTACCCCTGAAACCGTCAGACCAGATCCAGAGCATTTCGGTGATTTCGGACCGGCTGATCGAGTTACAGGGCGACCTGACCATCTCGGAAGCGGCCCGCAACGTGCCGGGGGTCTACACGTTTGCGACCTACGGCAACCAACGCGAGAGCATGTCGTCGCGGGGCTACCGGGGCATCCCGATCCTGAAAAACGGCGTGCGCGTCAACTCCGACTTCCGGGGCATCGGCGTTCTGACCGACATGCAGGGCATCGAAAGCGTGCAGGTGCTGAAAGGAGCCGCCGCCATTACGCAGGGCATCGCGACCGACCTGGGCAGTCCGGGTGGGGTGATCAACCTCGTGACCAAAACGCCGAAGTTTGAGGCGGGGGGCGCGGCAGCATTGCGCGTGGGCAGCTTCGGGCAACTGCGCCCGGCCTTCGATGTGTACGGTCCGCTGTCCGAATCGAACAAAATAGCGTTCCGGCTGAACGGGGCTTACGAGCGTACCAACAGCTACCGCGTGGGCGTTTCGCTGGAGAAGTTCTACATCAACCCTTCGCTGGAATGGCGTCCGGACGACAAGACGAGCATCATTCTGGAGATGGATTACCTGGACGACAGCCGTACGCCCGACCCGGGCACGATCAATCTTTCGACCAACGACGTCAACGCGATCTACGACCTGCCTTACGACAAATTCCTGGGCTTTTCGTCGAACCGCGTCACGACCCGCAACGCGACCTATTCGCTGCGGTTCCTGCGCCAGTTGAGCAGCCAGCTTAGCCTGCGCGCGGCTTACATCCGCTCTGACCTAGACGTGGAGGGCATCACGACGGGCCTTTCGGCGGGCGGTCGCGGCCTGCCGAACCTGGAAACCCTCAGCCAGCGCTACCGCACCATTGGCGGTTCGAGCCGCCTCGACAACAACTCGGTCTTGCAGGTGGACCTGATTGGGCAGGAGATTCGTACCGGCGCGTTGAAACATACGTTTCAGGTGGGCGTCGATTTCCGCAACAATTACCTCGAAACGGGCGGCAGTTCCATGGCCTCCGGCACGTACGTGGACATCGTCGACGTCTTCGAACCGATTCCCAACACGCTGCCTGACCAGGGCTACGTGTACATCGCCCCCCAACGCGACGAAAACGGCAACATCGTAACGCCCGGACGCACCGAAGTGGCCCCCATCAGCCTCTCGGCCAACACGACCGTCTCGTCGCGCAACACGTCCTACGGCCTGATGGCGCAGGATGTCGTTACCCTGACGCCCTGGGCGCGGGCTTTCCTGGGGCTGCGCTACAGCACGCAACAGAGCACCGGCTCGGCTACCGAAACCGAAATTTCGCGGGGCGATGCCCTCAATCCGCAGCTGGGTGTGATGCTGACGCCGAAAAAAGGGCTGAACGTGTTTGCTTCGTATACGTCCAGCACCAGCCTGCGCGGCGCCGACAACGTGGACGTCAACGGCAACGAACTGGGCGACCAGCGCATCGACCAACTGGAGGCGGGCATCAAATCCGACTGGTTCAACAACCGACTGCGTTTCAACCTGACCCTCTTCAAAATCAACAACACCAACATGTCGCTGCCGGTCTACGACGCCAACTGGAACGCCACCGGCTACTACCAGAAAGGCGGCAACGACGAGCGCAAAGGGGTGGAAGTCGAGTTGATCGGCCGGGTGCTGCCGAACCTGGAACTGGTGGCGGGCTACGCGCACATCGACGCGCAGTACAAAGAGCACACGTCGTATTACGAAGGCTCGGCACCGCTCAACACACCACGCCACACGGCCAACTTCTGGGCGCACTACACACTGCTGAAAGGCTTCAACATCGGCGTTGGCACGTACTACATCGGGAAACGGCCCGTCAACGACTGGGCGACCACGGTCACGCACCAGGGCATT